Part of the Salirhabdus salicampi genome is shown below.
GATACCAACTATGAATGTCCAGATACTAATAAATAATGGAACATTTCAAGATAACTCATAACGCAGTGTGATATACGGTGCTAATATTGCGCAAACCCTTTTGTAATAATTTTCCTGAAAATGATATTATTAAATCTGATGAAATGCTTAACTAAATATTGACATGTTATAATACTACTATTCTAAAACAAGAACGAAATAGGACTGATATTATGCACGGGAGTATTATTAAATACCATAGACGAAAGAAGAAACTAAAACAAGCTGAATTAGCTAAGGGGATTTGTTCAGTCTCCTACTTAAGTAAGCTTGAAAATGACAACATTGAACCGAACGAAGATATTTTGGCAATGCTATATAAAAGACTCGAGATCGACATGCATGACTTCTCAGTTGAAAATATAGACATAAAAGAAAAAATATTAGAATGGTATTCCCACATAACGGCTAAGGAATATGATGAATCATATAACATGTTTAACAATTTAACGAAAGCAATGAAATATAACAATGACCCAAATGCGGAACATTTGTTTGAAGTGGTACACTTATGCTACACAATCACATTTGAAACGAAGGAGAAAGCGAAGAAGGAATACAAACGCCTGCTAGATAAAGTTAACATGTTCAATGATGAAACAAAGTATTATTTCTACAAATTTGAATCACTCATCTTTTATTATGATGAGAAGATGAAAGATGCTTTAGCATCATTGAAAAAAGCTGAAAAACTTTACACTTATATTGGAATAAATGACAGTGCACTGTTTTATAATTTGTCCGTTTTTCATAAACGAACATATAATTTAAATAAATCAATTATCTATGCTATGAAAGCCTTAGATTTGTCCCAGGAATATTTAAATTTTGAAGTCATGGTTAGAAGTTATCTCTTAATTACAACGAATTACATTTCAATCGGTGAATATGAAATTGCCGAAGAATATCTTAACAAGATTAATCGTGTTGATGAACGCTATATTACCCGTGAAAACAAAGGAATCATTTATAGCTTAAAGGGGTATATCTACTATCAACGTAAGGAATTTGACCAAGCGCTAACATATTTACATAAAGCAAAGGGGTATCGGGATCAAAAAACATTGGTCAATACTATATATCTGTTCGCCTTAGTATACATAACAACTGAAGCCAATCATGAATTTAAGAACAAGTTAATCGAAGGGTATAACTTATGTGATAAATACGGGTCAGACTTCAATAGATATCGCTTTTATATTCTGGAAAATAAATGGAAACATACAATAAATGACTTAACCTTTATTACGAAAATGGAACAGGAAATCATCCCTTATTTTGAAAAAAGCGGAGCACAACGTGAATTGATCAGCAGTTTAAAATTGATGGGTGATATCTTTTATAATAAAAGACAATATAAAAAATCAGCGGAATATTACCGACGAATACAAGAGTTTTATAAGTACTCATTCCCTGTGGAGGATTATTTATAGTAAGGAAGCCAGTCATGGATTGGCTTCTTTTCATTTATTAAGACAGGAATATATTAAATTGACTAGAATAGAAATCATAGTAATATTTGTAAGCGCTTAATTGGAGGAGGAGATAGCCAAATGTTTGCAACGACGAGTTCAATTTTTGAACTAACCGTAAAAAACTTTCCGAAAAAAGAAGGATTAGTTGACGTTTCCAAAGGAGTCAGGTGGACATATGAGAAATGGGACGAAAAAGTCAATAAATTGGCCAATGCTTTTATCGCTTCAGGGGTTGAGAAAGGTGATGTCGTATCCACTTACTTATTTAATACTGCGGAATTAGCAACGACCTTTTTCGCGTGCGGAAAAATTGGTGCCATCCTAAATCCTATCAACTTTAGATTAAAGTCAGAGGAATTAACTTATATTTTTACAGATTCTTCCCCAAAAATTGTTTTATTTGAGAAAGCATTAAAATCTGAAATTGATAGCGTCTACAAAAAATTTCCGAACACCTCTTTTTGGTATGTAGATAAAGATACCCCTCACTATGCTGTACAATACTACGACAGAACAAGAAAGGCTTCAACAAGTAAACCTACCGCAAATGTTTCCGAAAATGATATTTATGCGATTATGTATACAAGTGGAACAACTGGAAGACCTAAAGGTGTTATGCACCGACATCGAGACATGGCTGAGCAAAGTTTAATCTGTTTATCGTACTTAAAGTTATCCGAATATGATCGGGGATTAGCTACGGCCCCAATGTTTCATTGTGCCGAGTTGCATTGTTGTTTTTTACCCCGTGTTCAAGCTGGTGCAACAAGCGTCATTGTACATCACTTTGATCCGAAACAAGTATTACAAATTATACAAGATGAAAAAGTTTCAGTTATGTTCGGCGCTCCAACAATGTGGAATATGATGCTTCAAGAGGAGTTAGATCAATATGACTTATCATCCATGCGATTAGGCCTTTACGGTGCTGCTCCAATGCCACCTGCTCTTGTAAGGGCATGTAAGGAAAAACTCGGGACCGAATTAATACAGGCTTATGGAATGACAGAGATGGGGCCAGCAATTACATTTCTAAATGAGCATGATCAAATTCGTAAAACAGGCTCGGTTGGACGCCCTTGTTTCAACCATGAGATTCGGGTTGTAAAAACGAAAGAAGACGGTCCATCAAATCCTAATGACTCTTTACCACCTAGAGAGATTGGAGAAATTATCGTAAAAGGACCTTGTATGATGATAGGTTACTATAATAGACCTGACGCTACAAAAGACTCCCTACACAAAGGTTGGTATCATTCTGGGGATTTAGGCTATTTTGATGAAGACGGATATTTGTATGTTTGTGACCGAGTGGATGATATGATCATCAGTGGCGGAGAAAATATTTACCCGAGAGAAGTAGAAGATGTATTATATGATCACGAAGGCATTTTAGATGTAGCTGTACTAGGGGAACCTGACCTTCAATGGGGTGAAAAGGTGGTTGCCTTTATCGTTAAAAAAGAGGAATCATTAACAGACGAAGAATTAGAGGAGTTTTGTAAATCTAGTAAACAATTAGCCAACTATAAAAGGCCGCGTAAATATGTTTTCGTTGATCAGTTACCGCGTAATGCCAGCGGAAAGATACAAAAATATATATTACGGAAAAAAGTACAAGAGCAAATGAAGTAAGTAGAAGATTGCAAATTTCCGTCAAGCATTAGGAGGAATGAGAATGAATAGAAGTTGCGTCATTGTAGAAGCTGTTCGAACTCCTGTGGGAAAAAAGGGAGGAGTTTTACACAACATCCACCCTGTACATTTAGGGGCCCGTGTATTACAGGAGGTCGTACGAAGGGCTAACGTTTCGAAAGAGGTAGTTGAAGATGTTGTCATGGGTTGTGCTACCCCCATTTATAGTCAAGGTTACAACATTGGTCGGCTGGCCGCGCTGGAAGCTGACTTTCCTGTTGAGGTGCCAGGTGTCCAAATTAATCGGATGTGCGGGTCTGGCCAACAGGCGATACACTTTGCGTCACAAGCCATTTTATCTGGGGATATGGATGTTGTCATTGCAAGCGGTGTAGAATCAATGAGTCATGTCCCAATATTAAGTGATGGTAGTGATCAAGAAACAATCCCAGAAACATTAAAGAGTAAATATGAGTTTATCCACCAAGGGCAATCAGCAGAACGGATTGCAAAACATTATGGTATTAACCGGGAAGATGCTGACCAATACGCTTACAATAGCCATCAACGTGCTTTAACTGCAATCGATGAAGGGAAATTTAACGATGAAATCGTGCCTGTTCAAGGAATAGATCAACACAATCAACCTTCTGTCGTTCATGTTGATGAAGGACCTAGAAGAGACACATCACTGGAAGCATTAGCCAATCTTAAACCAGTCTTTCAAAATGACGGTATTATTACTGCTGGAAACGCAAGCCAGATGAGTGATGGTGCAGCAGCTCTCTTATTAATGGAAGAGTCGAAGGCTAAAGAATTTGGATTAAAACCACGGGCAAAAATTATACACCGTACTGTAGTGGGCTCTGATCCCACATTTATGCTTGACGGTGTCATTCCAGCTACAAAAAGAGTACTGGACAAAGCAGGACTTACACTGCAGGATATGGACGTTGTAGAAATTAATGAGGCATTTGCACCAGTTGTGTTAGCCTGGCAAAAAGAATTAGAAGCTGATTTAAGTAAGGTGAATGTAAACGGCGGTGCTATTGCACTCGGTCATCCGTTAGGAGCAACTGGAACGAAGTTAATGACATCATTGCTTCATGAGCTGGAGCGTAAACAAGGTAAGTATGGTTTGCTAACCATTTGCATCGGACATGGGCAAGCAACATCAGCTATTATTGAACGATATTCGTAAATAGGAGGTGTGCAATATGACAGCTACTGTCTTATTATCTAACGATGAACATGTAGCGACAATCACGTTGAATCGTCCAGAACAAATGAATGCCATGAACTTGAACATGATCGAACAATTGTTAAGCAAACTTGAAGAGGTTCAACAAAGTAACGCCAATATTTTAGTTATTACAGGGAGAGGAAAGGCATTTTCAGCGGGCGGGGACATTAAAACGATGTTACAGGATACAACCGATGAAGAATTTTCTTCAGTAATGGATAAACTTAAACAGATTGCGATCATGTTACATACAATGCCAGTAATTACAGTTAGCGCTGTTAATGGAGCAGCCGCCGGATTAGGGTTTAGTTTAGCAATTGGAACAGATTATGTTCTCGCAGATACCCGGGCAAAATTAGCCATGAATTTTATAGGTATTGGTTTAATACCTGACGGTGGAGGCCACTTCTTTTTAGAGAGGCGAATTGGATCTTCCAAAGCAAAACAACTGATTTGGGGAGGAGAAAAGTTAACAGCTTCTGAAGCCCAAAAAATGGGGATTGTTGATCATATAAATGAAGAGGGTTTTGATTTTCATACGTTTACAGAGCAGTTTATTGTTAAGCTTCGTAGGAAACCACTTCAAGCGATGATTGAAACGAAAAAGATATACTCAGATTCCAGTCAATCACAACTTTTATATGTATTAGAGAGAGAAACCATTGGACAACAGAGCATGAGAACTACAAAAGATCATCTAGAAGGAATTCATGCTTTTTTAGAGAAACGACAACCTCGATTTAATGAAACATCATAACAGGTACTACACCTGCTTATGATGTTCTTTTATTTCAGCAATTCCCATTTCACCACAGTTCGGACAGCTTAACATATGTAATTCATCCTCATGTATTTTATCCATTTCCTCTCCATTACAAAACCGACATGTATGTACATAGGATGTTCCTTTACTATTATCACTTATATCACCACAAGTTTGGCATTGAGTAAGATACTGGATGTCATCATTTTGTTCATCTAAACTTAACATAAAAGATCGGGAATAAAAACAATGTTCACAATCTATAAATATTGTTTTCTCCATTTTTTCACTCCTAACATGATAGATATAAACAGTTTCTCTATCAGTACAATCTTTTATACCCTATCACATGAAAATTAAACTTAAATCTATCAAGTTAGGCAAATGCTTAATATCATTACAAAAAAACAAGGATATGCCCATATCGGTCATATCCTTAAGAATTATACTTTCTTCTTTTTTGCTGCTTTCTCTCGTTCGTTTTTATTTAAAAGCTGTTTTCTCAATCGGATGGATTCTGGTGTTACTTCACAGTATTCATCATCATCTAAATATTCAATTGCTTCTTCTAAGCTCATTTTACGAACACTTTTAATCGTTGTTGTTTGGTCTTTTGTTGCCGAACGAACGTTAGTTAAATGCTTCTCTTTCGTAATGTTAACCGTTAAATCATTTTCACGGTTATGCTCGCCAACAATCATTCCAGCATAAACGTCTGTACCAGGTTCAACAAATATCGTACCCCTGTCCTCAAGTCCCATTATACTGTATGTTGTAGCTTTTCCGTTTTCCAATGAAACAAGAACTCCTTGGCGGCGACCACCAACTTGTCCTTCTACAACAGGTTCATATCCGTCAAACGTGTGGTTCAATATACCATACCCTCTTGTTTGGGACATGAATTCAGTAGCGTACCCGATTAGTCCACGTGAAGGTACCTTAAACTCCAAACGAACTTGTCCGTTACCTTGGTTTACCATGTCCAGCATTTCACCTTTACGGGCACCCATCGCTTCTATCACTGTTCCAGTATATTCCTCAGGAACATCGGCTTGTACCCTTTCTACAGGTTCACACATAACACCATCTACTTCACGTAGGATAACTTGAGGTTTTGAAATTTGCAACTCATATCCTTCTCGACGCATATTTTCAATCAAAATCGACAGGTGTAGCTCTCCACGTCCGGATACTCTCCAAGCATCAGGTGAGTTTGTATGTTCAACGCGTAAACTTACATCTGTTTCTAGTTGAGTCAATAACCTTTCCTCAATCTTTCTTGCTGTAACGAATTTCCCTTCTTTACCTGCAAATGGGCTATTGTTTACAAGGAACGTCATTTGTAATGTGGGTTCATCGATTCGTAAAGTCGGTAGGGGATCAACATGGTCTGGTGGGCATACGGTGTCACCTACATTGATGTCTTCCATTCCAGCAATTGCTACAATGTCTCCTGCTTTAGCTTCTTCAATCTCAATACGTTTTAGACCGATAAAACCGAATAACTTCGAGATCCTAAAGGATTTTTCTTCTCCTTCTTGATTCACTAATGTTACTTGTTGACCAGTCTGCACTTTTCCTCTAAATACTCGTCCAACACCAATTCTTCCAACATACTCGTTGTAATCTAACAATGTAACTTGGAACTGTAATGGTTCTTCCCCATTATCAATAGGAGCAGGTATATGTTCCATTATGGTCGTAAAGATCGGATCCATTGTTTCGTTTTGCTCATCGGCTTCAAAACCAGATGTACCTTGTAATGCAGAAGCATATACAACAGGGAACTCCAATTGTTCGTCGTCCGCTCCTAATTCAATGAATAAGTCAAGAACTTCATCAACAACCTCGGATGGACGTGCATTTGGGCGGTCAATTTTGTTTAAGACAACAACTGGTGTTAATTTTTGTTCAAGTGCTTTTTTTAATACAAAGCGTGTTTGTGGCATACATCCTTCATAAGCATCTACAACTAATAAAACACCATCAACCATTTTCATAATACGTTCCACTTCGCCACCGAAATCAGCGTGGCCTGGTGTATCAAGAATATTAATTCTTGAATCATTATAGTTAATGGCTGTATTTTTAGCTAAAATGGTAATACCGCGTTCTTTTTCTAAATCATTTGAGTCCATTGCTCTTTCATCCACTTGTTCATTATCACGGAATGTGCCTGAATAGCGTAACATTTGATCGACTAGGGTCGTTTTTCCGTGGTCAACGTGAGCGATAATAGCAATATTTCTTAATTCGTCTCTTCGTTGCATTCCAATACTCTCCTCTAACGATTATTCGCATTGCATAACTTGATAATTATAACACATATTGACATAAAACGTACAAACGTCATCTAGAACTGCATTTATTACCTTTAGTATGAAACATGTCATGTTATCGATTCAATTAAATAACAAACTGCACCTCCAAATATTAGTTCTATGTCTAACATTTGGGGTGCAGTTCAATCTAACCTTTATACATCTTCTTTTTGCACGTTTCGACTCATCTCTAAATAATGTCCAAACACTCGGGCAAGTTCTTTTAAACGATTTTGTACATCTTCATCAATTAACTCATTTTGAGTCGAGAAGTGACTGCTGTGTGTATAAACATAGTTTGGTGTTACAAAACTACGGAAGTAGTCTAAAATTGGTCTTAGTTGGTTTTGAGCCACAAGGTGATGTTGGAAAGACCCTCCATTTGCGACAATCGCCACTGGCTTATAACGCATTGCATTCGGTGAAATCAAATCAAACATGTTTTTTAATGTTCCAGGAATTGAGCTCTGAAATACTGGAGTTGCAATAATATACCCATCTGCTGAACTAATTTCATCAATTAATTTTCGTGTATCCTCGTTATATTGTTCTGGTGGTCTTCCATCGACAAATTGTAGGTCATAATCTTCTAAATATACATGTTTTGTTTCAATATTAGAGTGATACTTATTTAAGTATTGATCGGTCTCCTGCAACAATACTTTTGTTTTGCTTCCTACAACTGTTCCATTAATAAAAAGTACTTTCATCATGTCGCCCCTTTCAGCCTGTTAACATTGCTCCGATTTTTCTCTACATATGCTATTTTAATCCATGGACACGGGATAAAGTCAAATAGTAGGCATTCTAAGTATGATTAAACTTGCTCCGTAATCTCATCAATAACAGAAGTTGTTAATTCATGTAAATCTTTTTCGTTATTAAGTAAATAGCAATACTTCGCTAATTCGTAATAATCTTGAGCTAGTTTATATTCCCCCATTTTGTTATAACAACGAGCCATTTGGAAATATAAATCACCTTGTAAATATAACAACTCTTTACTTTTGGCATAATTTATCCCTTTTTCAGCCGTACGTATCCCTTGGTCAAACAGCCCCATCTCTACTAACAGTCTTGCATAATTATAGTAAATACGAATATTTATTTTCATATCTGATATGTAAATATTTCTAGTTAAAGATAGCAGTAACTCATCAAAGATTTTTTTACTTTCCTCAAACCGACCAGACTGTTGCAATATAATTGCCTTACTCTGTAAGATTTCTATGTCTCGTTCGGATAAACTTTTATTTGTAGTCATACTACAATCTAATGCCTCTTCCAAATAAAACAATGCTTTATCTATGCCCTTCTGTAAGTGATAGGCACATATTCCTTTATGCCATAATAAAAACTGTTTCATCTCCAAGTGACTTCTAAACAGAGGATTTTTTAATTCTAAAGAAACCATTTCATCAGCACGTTCATAGTCTCTTTTGCGGACGGATTTTCGAATTTCTTCTATTGTCATTGTTATATAATCTGATCTTGGTGAATTATAGTGGTTGAAGAAAAAAGGTAACTCTACCCCCAACCTCTTTGATATTAGATACAGAAGGTCAGCAGATATGTTAATTTCCCCTTTTTCAAGTCGACTAATATAAGCTTGAGAGCATATTCCTTCACATAACTCCTTTTGTGAAATTCCATAATACTCTCTTATTTCTTTTATTTTTTCTCCGATATTTTCACTAATTAACATACATACACCTACCTGGGATAAATTTCCTCAAAATATTACTATGTTAATATGTTTATCTTATTTTCCTATGTATTTCCATTAAATTGGGTGAAATTCGACATTCATCGCTTTAATTGGAAAATTCAAACTTCTAACAAACATGGTATAACTATAATAGAACTTATTTAGAAAGGATGGTGATGGTATGAAACGTTTGTTTTTCACATGCCTTATTGCAATCACCTTCATTTTCACTATTGCCGATTACACTAGTCAAAAAGATTTCACAGAAGAGGCTGGCTTAAATATTACTTATGCTGATCCAGAGCCGGGCCCAGTGCATTAATGGAAACGAAATAATGCAAGGCATTGTATTTGAAATGGCTTTACAAATTAAAGGTATCCCCTCTAAAATTTTTTAGAGTTTCCATTATTAAAGTTTTACATTCCTTTCCCTGGTGCTTAAACCAGGGTTTTTTTTGTCTGATTTTATATTATATTATTATAGTTTTACCTTGCTGTATACCGATTTCATTATACTTTTGCAAACATTTGTCGCTAGATTGTTGTCTCGTTGTAACATTGACGTCATATAAAGTTGTTATAATGCCTCCATGTATAAGGAGGACGATATCATGAATCATCTAAACATACTTTTGCTTACAATGCTTTTTATTTTTTCTATAAACGAACAGTTTCTATCTCAAATAGATCTGACCGATACAATAATGGCGGTCGAAACCGAACAAATAGAGGGACATGCAAAAAGAGAAACGATAATTGAACGTAAACAAGTTCTCAAGATAGAAAAACAAAAATACGAACACGCCCACGTGCATACTTCTGCGTCAACACAAAAAATTATGATGAAAGTTGAAGCTACAGCATACACCGCAAATTGTGACGGCTGCAGTGGAATCACCGCTACTGGCATTAATCTAAAAGCGGATCCAAATGCAAAAGTTATTGCTGTAGATCCGAACGTTATCCCGTTGGGTACAAAAGTTTATGTAGAAGGCTATGGAGAAGCTATAGCTGGTGATATTGGTGGGGCAATTAAAGGAAATAAAATTGATGTATTTTTTCCCTCAAAAGAAAAAGCTGTAAATTGGGGAGTAAAAACAATTAATATTACCATTATAAAATAAATTAACATGCCCATCTGTTTAAGATGGGCACTTTTTTATTTATTCTCCTTTTTGGATGATACTGCCTTATTTAACTTTTCAAAATCTTGGTTTGCTTTTAATGTTGCGTTAAACGGATTTTTGTAACCTTCTTCCTCAAACGCACCATCTGTAGAAACACCCATTTCTACTCCTTCTGAATCTTGATAAACCCCTTCCTTTTCTCCATCAAAATGTGGCGAGATGTCTCTCACATCTGTTCTTCTTTTCAAAGTATCGCCTCCAATAGAACCATTATGCATAGAGTTGTTCATCGAGCGTAAAATATGTATACAAAAATCATGAGGAGGATGGATATGGGTGCGATTCAACAAGATGGTCATATCTTTGAAATTGAATATAGTGTCAGTCTACAGAAAGGAGCTGTTCATGTTTATAAGGATGGGAATTTCCTAAAGGAAATTACCTTTCAATTTGAAGGAGAGAAGCCTGATGAAGAAAAAATTGAAAACCTCATTAATCATTACCTCGAGGGCAAACAATTACATTAAAATAACGACATTACCATTTGTACTTGTTCTATTGTATTTTTAACCCTATATTTGTTAAATAATGGGGCATTTCTTTATGTTGGTAGGCATCCTTCAAGGGCTCGAAGAAAAGTGGACTGCAATAAGTGACGTAACACCTATTGTATTCGACTCTCTTCATAAATGCCTACAAATCTGGTGTAATTCAATTACACATACATACTTTGACAATCTCCATTCACCTTTCCTACACAATTCCTAAAAATCGTTAATGGTTCAGATCGATTTTATATTGGAAAACATGAGTAGCACAATTATTTGAATATTCAACTCATACCCTCGAAACACTTCATTCCATTGCTCAAGGCGTCGTGTAGTGACAACACTGCATCGATTTTATTTGCGTTTTTTTTAATCTATATTTTATATTTAATTTCAAAAGGAGGGGTATCTCCTGCACATTGACAGATAACGAAAAACATTCCGTAATAAAATGTATTAATTACATTTCGATCATGACTTTTAGGGGGAGTGAAAATGAAAAACGTATGTG
Proteins encoded:
- a CDS encoding fatty acid--CoA ligase, producing the protein MFATTSSIFELTVKNFPKKEGLVDVSKGVRWTYEKWDEKVNKLANAFIASGVEKGDVVSTYLFNTAELATTFFACGKIGAILNPINFRLKSEELTYIFTDSSPKIVLFEKALKSEIDSVYKKFPNTSFWYVDKDTPHYAVQYYDRTRKASTSKPTANVSENDIYAIMYTSGTTGRPKGVMHRHRDMAEQSLICLSYLKLSEYDRGLATAPMFHCAELHCCFLPRVQAGATSVIVHHFDPKQVLQIIQDEKVSVMFGAPTMWNMMLQEELDQYDLSSMRLGLYGAAPMPPALVRACKEKLGTELIQAYGMTEMGPAITFLNEHDQIRKTGSVGRPCFNHEIRVVKTKEDGPSNPNDSLPPREIGEIIVKGPCMMIGYYNRPDATKDSLHKGWYHSGDLGYFDEDGYLYVCDRVDDMIISGGENIYPREVEDVLYDHEGILDVAVLGEPDLQWGEKVVAFIVKKEESLTDEELEEFCKSSKQLANYKRPRKYVFVDQLPRNASGKIQKYILRKKVQEQMK
- a CDS encoding helix-turn-helix domain-containing protein, producing the protein MHGSIIKYHRRKKKLKQAELAKGICSVSYLSKLENDNIEPNEDILAMLYKRLEIDMHDFSVENIDIKEKILEWYSHITAKEYDESYNMFNNLTKAMKYNNDPNAEHLFEVVHLCYTITFETKEKAKKEYKRLLDKVNMFNDETKYYFYKFESLIFYYDEKMKDALASLKKAEKLYTYIGINDSALFYNLSVFHKRTYNLNKSIIYAMKALDLSQEYLNFEVMVRSYLLITTNYISIGEYEIAEEYLNKINRVDERYITRENKGIIYSLKGYIYYQRKEFDQALTYLHKAKGYRDQKTLVNTIYLFALVYITTEANHEFKNKLIEGYNLCDKYGSDFNRYRFYILENKWKHTINDLTFITKMEQEIIPYFEKSGAQRELISSLKLMGDIFYNKRQYKKSAEYYRRIQEFYKYSFPVEDYL
- a CDS encoding DUF5370 family protein, with product MGAIQQDGHIFEIEYSVSLQKGAVHVYKDGNFLKEITFQFEGEKPDEEKIENLINHYLEGKQLH
- a CDS encoding helix-turn-helix domain-containing protein, which codes for MLISENIGEKIKEIREYYGISQKELCEGICSQAYISRLEKGEINISADLLYLISKRLGVELPFFFNHYNSPRSDYITMTIEEIRKSVRKRDYERADEMVSLELKNPLFRSHLEMKQFLLWHKGICAYHLQKGIDKALFYLEEALDCSMTTNKSLSERDIEILQSKAIILQQSGRFEESKKIFDELLLSLTRNIYISDMKINIRIYYNYARLLVEMGLFDQGIRTAEKGINYAKSKELLYLQGDLYFQMARCYNKMGEYKLAQDYYELAKYCYLLNNEKDLHELTTSVIDEITEQV
- a CDS encoding thiolase family protein, with protein sequence MNRSCVIVEAVRTPVGKKGGVLHNIHPVHLGARVLQEVVRRANVSKEVVEDVVMGCATPIYSQGYNIGRLAALEADFPVEVPGVQINRMCGSGQQAIHFASQAILSGDMDVVIASGVESMSHVPILSDGSDQETIPETLKSKYEFIHQGQSAERIAKHYGINREDADQYAYNSHQRALTAIDEGKFNDEIVPVQGIDQHNQPSVVHVDEGPRRDTSLEALANLKPVFQNDGIITAGNASQMSDGAAALLLMEESKAKEFGLKPRAKIIHRTVVGSDPTFMLDGVIPATKRVLDKAGLTLQDMDVVEINEAFAPVVLAWQKELEADLSKVNVNGGAIALGHPLGATGTKLMTSLLHELERKQGKYGLLTICIGHGQATSAIIERYS
- the typA gene encoding translational GTPase TypA produces the protein MQRRDELRNIAIIAHVDHGKTTLVDQMLRYSGTFRDNEQVDERAMDSNDLEKERGITILAKNTAINYNDSRINILDTPGHADFGGEVERIMKMVDGVLLVVDAYEGCMPQTRFVLKKALEQKLTPVVVLNKIDRPNARPSEVVDEVLDLFIELGADDEQLEFPVVYASALQGTSGFEADEQNETMDPIFTTIMEHIPAPIDNGEEPLQFQVTLLDYNEYVGRIGVGRVFRGKVQTGQQVTLVNQEGEEKSFRISKLFGFIGLKRIEIEEAKAGDIVAIAGMEDINVGDTVCPPDHVDPLPTLRIDEPTLQMTFLVNNSPFAGKEGKFVTARKIEERLLTQLETDVSLRVEHTNSPDAWRVSGRGELHLSILIENMRREGYELQISKPQVILREVDGVMCEPVERVQADVPEEYTGTVIEAMGARKGEMLDMVNQGNGQVRLEFKVPSRGLIGYATEFMSQTRGYGILNHTFDGYEPVVEGQVGGRRQGVLVSLENGKATTYSIMGLEDRGTIFVEPGTDVYAGMIVGEHNRENDLTVNITKEKHLTNVRSATKDQTTTIKSVRKMSLEEAIEYLDDDEYCEVTPESIRLRKQLLNKNEREKAAKKKKV
- a CDS encoding enoyl-CoA hydratase; this encodes MTATVLLSNDEHVATITLNRPEQMNAMNLNMIEQLLSKLEEVQQSNANILVITGRGKAFSAGGDIKTMLQDTTDEEFSSVMDKLKQIAIMLHTMPVITVSAVNGAAAGLGFSLAIGTDYVLADTRAKLAMNFIGIGLIPDGGGHFFLERRIGSSKAKQLIWGGEKLTASEAQKMGIVDHINEEGFDFHTFTEQFIVKLRRKPLQAMIETKKIYSDSSQSQLLYVLERETIGQQSMRTTKDHLEGIHAFLEKRQPRFNETS
- a CDS encoding NADPH-dependent FMN reductase, encoding MKVLFINGTVVGSKTKVLLQETDQYLNKYHSNIETKHVYLEDYDLQFVDGRPPEQYNEDTRKLIDEISSADGYIIATPVFQSSIPGTLKNMFDLISPNAMRYKPVAIVANGGSFQHHLVAQNQLRPILDYFRSFVTPNYVYTHSSHFSTQNELIDEDVQNRLKELARVFGHYLEMSRNVQKEDV